A stretch of Lactuca sativa cultivar Salinas chromosome 6, Lsat_Salinas_v11, whole genome shotgun sequence DNA encodes these proteins:
- the LOC111881938 gene encoding early light-induced protein 1, chloroplastic, which translates to MAASSIFMATPITLLKKTPTFSVKCMSQTPQSGEPEISKSATTPTPPQINIPPPPPPAPKVSTKFSDVLAFSGPAPERINGRLAMIGFVSAMAVEVSSGQDVFTQIGNGGVAVFVGTSVVLTLASLVPLFKGVSVQSKSSGLMTSDAELWNGRFAMLGLVALAFTEYVKGSALV; encoded by the coding sequence ATGGCAGCTTCTTCAATCTTCATGGCAACTCCCATCACACTCCTCAAAAAAACTCCCACCTTCTCCGTCAAATGCATGTCACAAACACCTCAAAGCGGTGAACCGGAGATTTCAAAATCAGCAACCACCCCAACACCACCACAGATCAACATTCCTCCTCCTCCGCCACCTGCTCCAAAGGTCAGCACGAAATTCTCTGACGTGTTGGCGTTTAGTGGACCTGCACCGGAGAGGATCAACGGAAGGTTGGCGATGATAGGGTTTGTGTCGGCGATGGCTGTGGAAGTGAGCAGCGGTCAAGACGTGTTTACCCAGATCGGCAACGGCGGAGTTGCGGTGTTTGTGGGGACTAGCGTCGTGTTGACGTTAGCTTCGTTGGTGCCGTTGTTTAAAGGGGTGAGTGTGCAGTCGAAGTCGAGTGGACTGATGACTTCAGATGCAGAGCTTTGGAATGGGCGGTTTGCGATGTTGGGTTTGGTGGCTTTGGCTTTTACTGAATATGTTAAAGGCAGTGCCCTTGTTTAA